From the unidentified bacterial endosymbiont genome, one window contains:
- the rfaQ gene encoding putative lipopolysaccharide heptosyltransferase III has product MMMNNLPDTPDLRILLIKLRHHGDMLLTTPVIDSLRQQWPAAQIDVLLYEETRDMLAAHPATGTIYGIDRKWKQLGTLKHLQKEWQLLRAVRTQHYHLVINLADQWHSALVTRFTGAPVRLGFAFNKRKSAFWRFCHTDLVSVENHSTLHTVEQNLSILTPLPVALKPAVTMAYTTSDWHSAREKLTQKDVGDRFIVVQPTSRWFFKCWDEGKMAQTISALQAEGHTVVLTAGPDKKELEMIDRILASSPATGVVSLAGQLTLRQLAALIDHASLFIGVDSVPMHMAAALHTPCIALFGPSKLTFWSPWQVNGEVIWAGDYGPLPDPDAIDTHTNARYLDVIPVDAVILAARRYL; this is encoded by the coding sequence ATGATGATGAATAACTTACCTGACACGCCTGATTTGCGCATTTTACTTATCAAACTACGCCATCATGGCGACATGTTACTCACCACACCCGTCATTGATTCGTTGCGCCAACAATGGCCCGCGGCACAGATCGATGTCCTGCTTTATGAAGAGACGCGCGACATGCTTGCGGCACATCCCGCAACAGGAACAATCTACGGTATCGACCGTAAGTGGAAACAGTTGGGTACGCTTAAGCACCTGCAAAAAGAGTGGCAGTTGCTCCGTGCAGTGAGAACTCAGCATTATCATCTGGTGATAAACCTTGCCGATCAGTGGCACAGCGCCCTCGTTACCCGTTTCACCGGCGCACCGGTTCGTCTCGGCTTCGCCTTTAATAAGCGCAAAAGCGCTTTCTGGCGGTTTTGCCATACCGATTTGGTTTCTGTAGAGAATCACAGTACGTTGCATACCGTTGAACAGAATCTCTCAATTCTGACGCCCTTGCCGGTTGCCCTCAAGCCCGCCGTTACCATGGCCTACACCACAAGCGACTGGCATTCTGCCCGTGAAAAGCTGACGCAAAAAGACGTAGGTGACCGTTTTATCGTCGTGCAGCCTACGTCACGCTGGTTTTTCAAATGCTGGGATGAGGGCAAAATGGCGCAAACCATTAGCGCACTTCAGGCAGAGGGCCATACTGTCGTCCTGACGGCCGGACCGGACAAAAAAGAGCTGGAGATGATCGACCGTATTCTCGCCTCCTCCCCCGCTACGGGCGTGGTGTCGTTGGCAGGACAATTAACTTTGCGCCAGCTGGCAGCCCTTATCGATCATGCGTCACTTTTTATTGGCGTTGATTCCGTTCCAATGCATATGGCCGCCGCGCTGCACACCCCCTGCATCGCCCTCTTTGGCCCGTCGAAACTGACATTCTGGTCTCCGTGGCAGGTTAACGGTGAAGTCATATGGGCGGGAGATTATGGCCCGTTACCCGATCCTGACGCCATAGATACCCACACGAATGCGCGCTACCTCGACGTCATTCCCGTGGATGCGGTCATCTTAGCAGCCAGGAGATATCTGTAA
- a CDS encoding polysaccharide deacetylase family protein: protein MKKPAFIITIDTEGDNLWQNHRVIKTENARYLARFQALCERFGFKPVWLTNYEMAIEPVFIAFARDVIARGQGEVGMHLHAWNSPPEHDLTGDDWRWQPYLIEFSDEVMREKVLFMTRLLEETFQTKMLSHRAGRWAFDSRYARLLVEQGYQIDCSVTPRVNWRNAKGAPQGHGGTNYQHFPDHAYFMDAEDISRPGNSSLLEVPMSIQYKHPAWLNTVKQNYDRLRGKYRSPSVNWLRPSGGNTSQMIQVAQQCLAQGNDYVEFMLHSSEFMPGGSPTFKDDAAIENLYQDLEQLFTWLSDKTVGMTLAEFYQYKNNLPT, encoded by the coding sequence ATGAAAAAACCAGCGTTTATCATCACGATCGATACCGAGGGCGATAATCTCTGGCAAAACCATCGGGTAATTAAAACGGAAAATGCGCGCTATCTGGCACGGTTTCAGGCGCTCTGCGAGCGTTTTGGTTTTAAGCCCGTCTGGTTGACGAACTATGAGATGGCAATCGAACCGGTTTTTATTGCGTTCGCCAGGGATGTCATCGCCCGGGGGCAGGGGGAAGTGGGGATGCATCTGCACGCATGGAATAGCCCCCCTGAGCACGATCTTACCGGCGATGACTGGCGCTGGCAGCCTTATCTGATTGAGTTTTCGGATGAGGTGATGCGTGAAAAAGTGTTATTCATGACCCGCTTGCTGGAAGAGACCTTCCAGACCAAAATGCTCAGCCACCGCGCCGGGCGCTGGGCGTTTGATAGCCGCTATGCCAGGCTACTGGTTGAGCAGGGCTATCAGATCGACTGTTCCGTTACGCCACGGGTGAACTGGCGCAACGCGAAAGGCGCCCCGCAGGGCCATGGCGGAACAAATTATCAGCATTTTCCCGACCATGCTTACTTCATGGACGCAGAGGATATTTCCCGGCCGGGCAATAGCTCGTTGCTTGAAGTCCCGATGAGCATTCAGTATAAACACCCGGCCTGGCTGAACACCGTCAAGCAGAATTACGATCGCCTGCGCGGCAAATATCGCTCTCCCTCCGTCAACTGGCTACGTCCGTCTGGCGGGAATACGTCACAGATGATTCAGGTTGCGCAGCAATGTCTGGCCCAGGGCAATGATTATGTAGAATTTATGCTTCACTCTTCTGAGTTCATGCCGGGTGGAAGCCCTACGTTTAAAGACGATGCGGCAATAGAAAACCTGTATCAGGATTTGGAGCAGCTCTTTACCTGGTTATCAGATAAGACGGTTGGAATGACGCTGGCGGAATTTTATCAGTACAAAAACAATTTGCCCACCTAA